One uncultured Draconibacterium sp. genomic window, TGGAGTACAAGCTTTAACAGAAAGCGATGTTTCCAACATTGAAAATGGAATAAGCAACTATTTACTGGCCGATATTGGGCTATCGCTTTATCCTCGAATATACGTTAGTATATGGGAGTTAGACTCTTATTATAGAACCGGGAATGCAAACCATAGGTCGCTGGCACAACGAATTGAATATAGCAAGGCAGCGTTTTCAATTATTCAGGATAACTTTTGGTTAGGAGTTGGAACAGGCAACTGGAAAAAGGCGTATCGCGATTTTTATGTAAGCAGTAACTCGCAAATGGCGCCGGAACGTTATGGAAATGTGCACAATCAATATCTGAATTATATGGTTAAATTCGGATTAATTGGTTTACTATTAGTACTGTTTTTTATTTTCTATCCGGTACTTAAATCCAAAGAGTACCGAAATAAATTGTTTCTTTTATTTCTGGTAATTATGTTTATCGGAAACTTTGGTGATGCAAATTTTGAAACACACACCGGTTCAAACTTTTTTGTGTTTTTCTATTGTTTGTTTCTTACTCCAAAATCAACGTAAAAGTTTTTCCCAGTCGTGAATGATTTTCTGTAACGAAAATTTGTGAATGACACTTTGCCGGGCAGTAGCACCCATTTCCATGCGTATTTCAGGATTTTGAATCAGAAACAGGATTTTCTCTGCAAAAGAGTTGATGTCAGGGAAATCAATCAAAAAACCATTCTCCCCCGAAGTAATTATTTCAGGATTGCTGGTGAGGTTAAAAGCTACCGGAACAATTTGTTCGGCCATTGCTTCCACCATTGCGTTGCCGAAACCTTCCCATAACGACGGAAAAACAAAAATGTCAATTGCACTTAAAAAACTTTTTACATCCGACTGAAAGCCAACCAACTTAATAAATTCCCCCAGCCTATTTTTTGATATAAGTGTATTTAATTCTTGTTCGAGCGGCCCACTTCCAGCAATAATTAGCTTAAACTGGATATTTTTTGCGCGCAGTATGTTAGCCAAATCAATCAGATATTTTTGCCCTTTTTGTTCTTCCAACCTTCCAACGTTGCCCAATATAATTTCATCATCCGTTTTAAACGATGTGTTTTTTACTGGTCTGCTATCCCATTCCTCGAAGTTTATCCCGCGATAAATCATGTGAACATTGTTTTCATTTAGCAGAGGTCGAAGCCTGGTGAGGAACGTATTTCGTGTGTTTTTTGAGTTCGGGACAATATGCGTAATAATTTTAGTAAACAAATAGCGGTTGGTGAGACTGTTTTTTACAGGAACAGCCAATCCCCGCATGTAAACAATATTTTTAACTCCGGCTTGTTTTGCCGCCGGTCCGCCTGTTTTTATGTCGTTAGGAGCATTTAAGAACAAGGTATCGATATGTTGTTGCTTAAAAAATGTTTTTAATATTCGGCGCTTTTGGGGACTGATAAAGGAAAGATTGCCAACTTTTAAATCGAAATACTGGAGTTTATTTTCCCGGGCCTTTTTTTCAAGTACTGAATCTGAAGAACATACAAGCCAAACATTGTAACCTGCATTTTTGAAATTTATGGCATATTCAAGATGGGCTTTTTCACCGCCACCCCAAAACTGTGTTGAATTAAAAAAACAAACGTTCTTCATTTTTTCTGTATTTCTGTAAAAGTAATACTTTGCCTGTTTTTTTGTTATTTTGTTTCCAGAATTCAGAAAATATGAAACAACGAATCACATTTATCGGTGCAGGAAACCTGGCGACTCATCTTGCGCTTGAATTAAAAAATGCAGGTTACGAGATTTTGCAGGTGTACAGTCGTACCATTGAATCGGCAAAAATGCTGGCCGGTAAATTAGATGCCGAAGCCATTCAAACTACCAAGCTAATTTCACCCAATGCAGATATTTTTATTGTTGCCTTAAAAGATTCGGCGCTTGACGATGTTTTGTCCGGAATCGATTTTCAGAACAGTATCGTATTACATTGTTCAGGTAGTTTGCCACTCTCGGTATTACACAAGTATTCAAACAATACGGGTGTACTTTATCCTTTGCAGACTTTCTCAAAAGGCCGAAAAGTTGATTTTCGGAAAATACCGGTTTTTGTGGAAGCGAGTAATAATAAAACAGAAGATTTGCTATTTGAATTAGCTAAAAATATTTCGCCAAACGTATTGTTATATAATTCTGAAAAGCGCAAAAGTTTACACATCGCAGCTGTTTTTGCCTGCAACTTTGTAAATCACTTTTACACGCTGGCTGACGATTTTCTTCAACAAAAGGAGATCCCATTTGAAGTGTTGCGGCCTTTAATTGAAGAAACGGCGCAGAAAGTACAGGAGATAAGCCCGGCAAGAGCACAGACAGGTCCTGCAGTTCGGTTTGACGAAAATATCATTAACGATCATTTACATCAATTAAATAATTTTCCGGAGCATCAGAAATTGTACAAGTCAATTTCAAAAAGTATTTTTGAGCATCATCAAGAAAAAAATAAGTAATGCCATTTTTTAAAGAAGAATTAAAAGAAGTAAAAGCCTTTGTTTTTGATGTCGACGGTGTTTTATCGAAAGATACTTCACCATTAAACGAAGACGGCGATCCGGTTCGTACGGCAAATGTAAAAGATGGTTTTGCCATTAGAAGTGCTATAAAAGCTGGTTATCCGGTTGCAATAATTACCGGCGGATTTATAGAACGTGTTCGCCTGAGATACGAAAAATTAGGGGTTGAACATTTTTACGATAAAGCCAGAAATAAAGTAGAATGTTTAAACGACTTTTTGTCGAAGACAGGAATTGATGCAAAAAATGTACTGTTTATGGGCGACGATTTGGTTGATTTTAGAGTGATGCATGAAGTTGGATTACCCACTTGTCCCAAAGATGCTGTTCATGAGATTAAGGAAATTTCGAAATACATTTCTGACAAAAACGGTGGCGAAGGCTGTGTACGCGATGTAATCGAACAGGCTCTTAAATCGCAACACAAGTGGTTTACAGAAGAAATGCTTCATTCAAGAGCTTTTTAATATGAATTGGTTTCCGCAATATAATTTTATCCTGGCATCAAAATCTCCTCGTCGGCAACAACTTTTAAAATCATTAAATATTGATTTTGATGTTATTACGAAAGAAGTTGACGAGATTTATCCCGAAGGTCTTCAACGAGAAGAAATTCCCGTATTTTTAGCTGAGCTAAAATCGAAACCTTTTATTCCCGAATTGTCTGATGAAGATTTACTGATTACGGCCGATACTGTAGTTTGTTTAGGTAACTCTGTTTTGGGTAAACCGCGTGATTACGACGAAGCATTCGCAATGCTTGAAAACTTGAGTGGAAAAGAACACCAGGTTATAACCGGAGTATGTATCTCATCAAATAAAAAAATGAATTCGTTTTATTCGCTTTCCAATGTTCGCTTTAAAAAACTGTTACGCCCCGAAATAGAATATTATATAACCGAGTTTAAACCCTACGATAAAGCAGGAGCATACGGTATTCAGGAGTGGATAGGTACCATTGGAATTACACATATTGAGGGTTCTTTTTACAATGTAATGGGCCTGCCAATTCAAAAGTTGTACGAAGAAATTCAAAAATTTTAATTCCCTTTAAAAAAGGTTTCATTATTTAATGTGTTATTAAACAATACATTAAAAGGTTTTTTTTGGTTAACATATTTCGCATATAATTCGTAAATTGAATAGAAACTTAATTAAATTCAATAATATGAATTATCAGGTAAAGCTATTCATTTTACTTTTTCTTGCCAGTTTATTTGTGGGTGGATGTGCTCAAAAAGATCAACCTGTAGAGGTAGGCTTTTTAATTCATTCATTTGATAGAGAAAGGTGGGAAAACGATCGAAATTATTTCGTTGAAAGTGTTAAGGAACTTGGTGGTACGGTAACCGTAATGGATGCAGAGAACGATGCAGACAAACAACTGGAACAAGCAAAAGAATTACTTGCGAAAGGAGTTGATGTATTAGTTGTAGTACCAGTCGATCAGTTTGCTGCAGCTGCAATTGCAGAAGAAGCTCACAATAAAGATGTAAAGGTAATTTCATATGACCGTTTGATAAAAAATTGCAAACTGGATTATTATGTATCAACTGATAATGTTGAGATTGGAGCTTTGCAGGCAAATTATTTAACCACAATTAAACCTACCGGAAATTACGCTATAATTGGTGGAGCATTACGCGATAACAACAGTCAGCTACTTTATTTAGGGCAGAGGAATGTGCTTCAACCACTGGTTGAAAAGGGTGATATTAATATTATTTATAACGAATTTACGAAATCCTGGGATGAAGACGAAGGCTACGAACACACCAAAAAACTTTTGAGTGGAGGTGAAAAGGTTGATGCAATTTTGGCAGGAAATGACGAATTAGCAATGGGAGTGATTAGAGCCTTGGAAGAAGCCGGAGTGGAGGGTGTTTTGGTTGCCGGAATGGATGCAGATTTGCGTAATCTTCAGGAAATTGTGGCCGGACATCAAACTTGTACCGTGTACAAACCATATGAAAAAATGGCATCAACAGCGGCCGACCTTGCTATGAAGTTGGGGCGATGTGAAGAGTGCGAAAAAACATATCAGACAGTTAGTAATGGTAAAATGTTAGTACCAACTGTATTTCATACCGGTATGATTGTAAATCGTGAAAATTTGAAACTTACAGTTATCTCTGAAGGTTATCAGAGAGAAGAGGAGGTTTATAGGTAGATTAGTTTAAGGTATTTTTAGAAGGGATTTTCGACGAAAGTCCCTTTTTTTTGCCCAAAAATGTTTCGGAACTTTCTTTTTAAGTCAATCTTTCAAAGTCAATTGCATCTTACACTTGACCATTAACTACTTTTTTATACTTTTGCGGAGTTTTATTTAGAACAGGTCTTAATAATTGAAGAAGCATAAAGTAAAAGAAGTCAGGAATTTAACCAGTTCGACCTTTGTTGTTAGGTTGGAGCGAAACGGAATGGTATTTCAAACCGGACAGTTTGTTCTTGTTGGAACAAAAGGGGCTGTTGAAAGGCGCGAATATTCCATTTACAGTGGCGAAAACGACGATTTTCTGGAAGTGCTGGTGCGTGAAGTGGAAGGTGGAAAGGTATCTGCAAAACTGAAAAAGCTGAAAGCAGAAGATACGCTTGATGTGGATGGCCCTTTCGGATTTTTTAAATTCGATCCGGAAACATTTCAAAATCAGAAGTTTCTATTTATAGCCACCGGAACCGGAATTAGTCCGTTCCATGGTTTTGTAAAAACCTATCCTGAACTGAATTACCAATTGATACATGGTGTACGTTTTGCCGAAGAAGCCTACGATCATGCTGACTTTGATGAAAAAAGAATTGTTTTGTGTACTTCCGGAGATAAGCAGGGAGGTTTTAAGGGAAGGCTTACTGCATTTATACAGGAACAGGAAATTGACAATGAAACCAACTGTTTTTTGTGTGGTAACAGTGAAATGATTTATGAAGTGTTTGATATTTTAACTGCGAAGGGAGTTTCAACGTCAAACATTTATTCAGAAGTATATTTTTAAATAAAATGTGGGCAGGTACGAGAGTAATATCTGTTCAGTTTAAATGAATTATTTTTAGGATTTAGAGATTTGAAGTTTAAGTCTTCCGACTTCCGACTTCAGTCTTCCAACTTTTTTGGGTATGAAATATCACGTAATAACCTTAGGGTGTCAAATGAATTTATCGGATAGTGAACGAGTAATTTCTGTGCTTGATGAAGCCGGGTACGAGTGGACCGATAATGAGGATGAAGCAGGATTAATTGGGATTTTGGCATGTTCGGTACGTCAAAAGGCTATCGATAAAGTGTATTCACGCATTCATAAATGGAACAAGTGGAAAAACAATAAAAACCTGATCACTTTTATTTCGGGATGTATGCTTCCCGACGATCATGAGAAATTTTTGAAGTTGTTCGACATTACTTTTCAAATGAAAGATTTGCCGACACTTCCTGAATTAATCAGTCAGTACGGTATTACTACGCCAACACACCTTAAAAGTGGAATTGATCCGCACAACGAAAATATAGAGGAGTTTTGGAATGTTGCTCCCAATTATCAATCCGATTTTGAAGCGTTTATTCCAATCCAAAATGGATGCGATAAGTTTTGTACATATTGTGCTGTTCCATACACACGTGGTCGTGAGGTTTCGCGCCCGTCGAAAGATATTTTGGCCGAAGTAGCATTGTTGGTGGCACAGGGATTTAAATCGATTACTTTACTTGGTCAAAACGTAAATTCGTACGGTCTGGATAAAAAAGGAGAAGAGATTACTTTTCCACAGTTATTGCGCGAAATTGGCGAGTTGGGTAACCGAATGAAAAAGGAATTCTGGTTGTATTTTACTTCGCCGCATCCGCGCGATATGACCGATGAAGTTATTGAGGTAATTGCCCAGTATCCTGTTTTGGGAAAACAAATTCATTTGCCCATGCAAAGCGGCGACGATAAAGTGTTAATGCGAATGAACCGCAAGCACAACATGGAAAAATACCGTCACATTGTACAAACCATTCGAACACTAATTCCCGAAGCCACTTTATTTACTGATGTAATTGTTGGTTTTACCGGCGAAACCGAAGAACAATTTGCTAATACGCAAAAGGCATTTCACGAGTTTAAGTTTAACATGTCGTACACTGCCATTTATTCTCCACGTCCGGGAGCAACCAGTCACCGTTGGGTCGACGATATTCCGCAAGATGAAAAGAAACGCAGGTTGCATGCCCTAACCGAAGACTTGCGTGAACACAGTCTTCCATACAACCAGGCATTAATCGGAAAAACGATGCGTGTTTTGGTGCGCGGAACAGATCGAAAAGAAGGACATTTATCGTCGCATACCGAAGGAAAACTAATTGTACGTTTTGCTTCAACCGATGAAAGTTTGGTGGGGCAGTTTGTTGATTTAAAAATAACCGCAGCAACCGATTTCTCAATGGAAGGCGAGTTAGTTACAGTAAAAACTGTAAGTTTAACTTAGCTAAGCAAGAATATTTTCAAGGCCCGAATCGCGGATAAACAAACAAGTTGTTTGCGATTCGTTTACCATTCTTTCCATAAAACTGAAATCGGGATTTGGGACCAGCCCAAAAATATTTAAATCGGCAGATGGAGCGTTTGCAACAAATTCATTAAATAGCCCTATATGTATTGTTATTTCTGTTTTGGGCAACCTCGCCTGATCTACTAAATCCGCCATAAACTTATGCGCTTGTTTTTCTTGTTCTTCGTTATCCACAACAGTTACAAGATGTATTTTGGCTCCCCAGTTTTTCTTTAGTTTATAAGCAACCAAAATTGAAAGATCAAGGTTTCCTATATCCCATGATATTTTCCACTCGGGAGCCCGGTTTCTTATCCAAATATTGATAACCTGTCGTTGTCCCAAGCCTGATTTTGGGTGTTGAGAGTAAATCAAAACTCCCAATTCAAGCCGGGCAGTTTCTTCAATAATTTCTTTAAATTCAATGCTGTATGCATCTCTGTCAATTAAATTTAGAAAAACAATATTTGGTTTGAAAAAAGAACCGCGATAAGCCTGGTTGGCAAAATTTACGCCTTCAGCAAAATTTTCAGTGCGAATAACTGCCCATGATGAAAATACACCACTTCTTTGAAAGGCCTGAGAAAGTTCATTAACTTGTGTCGCTAGTTTGTCTCCATTTTCTTTTCCTCCAATACCCAGAAGTTTAATTGATCCTTTAGGGTATGCTACATTTTTCAGAAATGAGAATACCCCTTTAATGGATTTTGCATCGCTTACCGGTATTAAAAGATTTGGTTTCCAGGCACGCTCTTGCCGATGCGTAATTTGTGAGGTATGTTTGGCGGCCCACTCGGCAAACGAAACAAACAATCCACTTCGAACATCTTCAAATGGGGTAATTAATTTTCGTTGCGAAAGGATACCGTATACCAGAATAACCACTGCAACCGAAATTAAACTAATTGTTGGATTAATTATAAACATGGCCAGAACTGAAGAAAGCAAACCTATCCAGGGAATCCATTTTGGGACAGGGAACAGGGGCCGAAAACTAATTAATCCAAGATTCTGCTCGATAATTACCACAACGTTTAGCATCGCATAAGTAATTAGAAAAAACATGGTTACAAGTGGTGCAATGGCGTTGAGGTCGCGCAAAAGCATACTTATAAAAACCATTCCTCCGGTTACAAGCATCGCATTTCGTGGCTGCCCCGATTTGTCGGTATGCCCTAACCAGTTACTAGCCGGTAAAACACCATGTTGCCCCATGGCATATAGTATCCGCGACGAACCAACCATTGACGCTAAGGCAGAAGAAAAAGTGGCTCCGAGTACTCCTGCAATTACCAGCGGAGGGAAGAATGATTTATCAATAATAACATTGTAATTTTTTAGTAATTCATCGGTAGTTGCCGAGCGGGCAATCCAGTAAGCAAGTCCCATATACACTAAAAAACTTACTCCAATTGCCCATAATGTACCAATAGGAATACTTTTCCCAGGATCTTTTAATTCGCCCGACATGTTTGCTCCTGCCATAATTCCGGTGGCGGCCGGAAAAAAGACTGCGAATACGATCCAGAAACTACTTCCGGTAAAATCATTTTCAACCGATCCCTGAAATGTACCCCAGCTAAGCGCATCAACAGTAGTAGTTTGCATTGATCCCGAATAAGCTGCCATTACGATTACGGCCAGAGATAAGAAAATTACAGCCATAATAAAATATTGCGTTCGAATGGCCAGATCGGCACTTTTGTATGCAATTCCGTAGAGAACAAGAAATACAATAAAATCGATGGCAAATGGAGAATGAGTAGGAAAAATAGAAAGCCAGCCTTCGCGAAAACCAAAAATATACATGGTAACTGCAAGCCCTTGCGAAACATACCGCGGTATCCCTAAACTTCCTCCAACTTCAAGTCCAAGCGATTGCGATATAATGGCGTATGCTCCTCCTGCGCCAATACGAATATTGGTTGTTATTGATGACATGGAAAGAGCAGTGGAAAGTGTAATTAAAAACGAAACAATAATAATAAGCCATGCTCCAAGCAGTCCTGCATTTCCGACTACCCAACCCAGCCTCAAATACATGATTACACCAAGTATGGTTAACAAGGTGGGAGTAAATACACCTCCAAAAGTTCCGAACTTTTTAATTTGCTGCGCTTCGTTCATTTTAAGATTGTGATACTCTAATTTAATGAATTTCAGCGTATAATTAAAGTGCTTGTATTTAGTTTAAAAGCATCTTTTTTAACTAAATACAAGCACCTACAAAATAGAATGTTTTTAACTGCAGTTTTATTACACTTACCTAAACCTTGTCGGGTTTGTACGAAAATACCTCGCCAATTGGCGTGTCGAAAACCTGTGCAATTTTAAAGGCCAGTTCGAGCGAAGGCGAATATTTACCTTTTTCGATGGCGACAATGGTTTGGCGTGAAACTCCAACCTTGTCGGCTAAATCCTTTTGGGTCATTTCGTCGGCATTAAAGCGTAGTTTCCTTATGTTGCTATGTATGTAGTTTTTACTCATTTTAAACTCCTCTTCGGTAATAATAAATTTGCGATCCGTTGTCAATTATTTCAGATAATAATCCACTAATCAGGAAGATCACAAAAATCCAAAATACAGGCATTCCAAAGGCCAGGGCAATTATTGATAGCATAAAACCTATCACAAAAATATAATGTGAATTGCGAAGGGCTTTTAGTTTTATCAGTTTGTCACGTTCATCCTCTATCGGAATTTCTTCGCCACGCGTTGCAATGGCATTAATGATGTGAAAAATGATATAGATAATAATTCGTGCTACAATTGAGATACCTATAAAAACCAGGAAGATAAATCCCCAGGCCTGAAAATCCTGCGTTAAATCAAATTCTCCGGCCATGTGTTTTTGGTAAACCAAAAGTGCAATAATTGCTGTTGTAAACAAACCGCTAAAAATGTTTACGATGTTTTCTTTTTCTCTGTACGACATAATTTAATTGTTTTCATGGTGAATACTGTTGTTAACTATATTTGATACAAAGTAAAATATATTTTACATCATGTCAAAATATTTTCACTTAAAAATGTCAAATATTTTTGACATCGCTCTGAATGTATTGAAAATTCAGGGATTCTGAAATCAAAAAAATGAAGACTGAAATAAATTATGTGATTGTATTTTTTGAGATTGAACTTCTAATTCGTGTATTGGCCTTGTTGTTTGCCATAAAGCTTTTTGAAGAACTTTTGGTAACCTGTTCTTTCGCAATTATTACAATTGTTTAATCATCTCGAATTGTTTGCCTTGCAATGGGATGGAATTGCGCTGCAAAAATTCATTCATTGAAATACAATCGGTTTCAGTATTGATAATTTTTATTGAATGATGCTGATTTTTCTTAATCGATTCGGAAAGTAAATTGGTGGCAATACCCAATTGACGGTATTTTTTATGAACTGCAATTTGCGTAATATCTCCCGATTTTGGTTCAAAAATACAATAGCCAACCAGTTGGTTTTTATGGAAAGTTCCCAAAAAAAGGAAATCGTTTATTTTTCGTTGAACTGCCTGCAAACTGTTTTGCCACGAAGGAGTAAAATCTAAAAAAGATGTTGCTTGATGAATGGCTTCCAAAGTGGTTGTTTGCATCGAAAATTCGGACGATAATTCAAGCGGCTGAATGTTAATTTGCTCTCGATCCTGAATATAATAATTGAATTCGCGACAAATCTCAAATCCCATTCTTTTGTACAATTCAACAGCCGTTTTATTGTGTTGCAACACTTCGAGCAAATATTGTTTTACTCCGGCTTTTTTAAGAACCGGTATTGAATGTAAAAAAACTTTTGAAGCCAGTCCCTGTCCGCGAAATTCTTTGATTGTTCCGGTTCCGGTGTCGTATGCTGTTTTTATTCCTTCGTGTTCGTCGATCCCATTAAAAGTAAACGAAATAATTTTGTTGTTTTTAAATGCAGCGAACGACAATTCAGGTACAAATCCACGCCTTTGCAGCATGGTTTGCAATTCGGTTTTATTCAGCTGCATTTCATAATCCTGAAAAGCTTCGTTAAATGCCTGGAAAAGTGTGTCGAAATTTATGTCTTTTAATGAATGTATTGTTTCCATGTTTAAATATCTGATGCTAAATACTGATGTTTTACCTTGTTTAGATTTTAGTAGAGACAACATAAAATGCTTTGGATTTTTTGCCCAGTAAAATGCTTTTCGAGATATGAAGGGCATTCTTTTGAAGCAGAATTTCAATGCTCTTTTGCGAAATTTTTTCTTTTGTGGCATCCGTTGATGGTTTGCCAAATGTTTTAATGTATCGCATCGCCAATTTCATCCTGCTAAAAAATCCGATGTCATATATCGAAAAAGAAGTAATGATAAGCAAACCTCCTTTTTTTAGTACGCGTTTGCTTTCCTGGATTACTTTTTCTGCATTTCCGATTACGTGAATCAGGTTGCCCATAAAAACGGTATCAAAACTTTCATCCTCAAATTCCAGTTTCATGGCATTGGCTTGTGCAAATTCAACATTTTTCAGTTGTGCTCGTTTTTGTTTTGCCATTGCAATCATCTCTTCCGAATAGTCTGTGGCAATCACTTTTTGTGCTCTGTTTTGCAATGCTTCGGTAAATAAGCCTGTACCACACCCCAATTCCAAAACACGCCCAAGATTTTGTTCTTTTAGTACTTCCTGTGCTGTTAACGAAAGTATTTCTTTACCTACTACCGCCTGCTGTTTTTCTTCAAAGTCGTTGGCGAACCGGCTCCAGTAAATTTCTTTGTCTTGTGGTTTCATAATTGGTTTTAATTGTAGTAGTTGTTTTGTATTGGAAACACAATCCGTGTTTCACGATAGATACTATAAGGTCGTCTGGATTGATGAAAAACCAGCTTTGTTTTGTTGAATCTTTATTGGTTTTTGCATATAAAGTTAATAGTTTCTAAAAAACTACTGATTAATTGTAAGTTGTGTGTAATTCGGTTTAAGTTTAATCGCAATACCCGATGCTCCAATACGCTCTGAAAAATAATTAGGACCACTCCAGCTAAAATGGATGATAGCATCGGCTCCCAGTTTTGCAGCTTTCCTTTTAAGGTGTTCAATAAGTTCATCGTGGTTACCTGAAATTTCGGTCCCAACCATGCTGATTATTTCGTAATCCTGATTGACTGATTTGTTATAAATAACGATCTCTTCGGGATTGGTTTTTGTGTATTCACTGTGTTTTGCCTGCGGGTAGTTTGCATTGTAGCAACTTGTTAACAAACATAGCGACAGCAGTAGAAAAATTATTATTGTTTTCATGACTTTGTTGTTTTTGGCTTTTTTTCTACTGTTTAGTTCGCATCAACTCGTATTATAACGTGTCCTTTTTTATGACCGGTGTCGACATAAGTATGTGCTTCAACCATTTGATGAAATGAGTATTGTTTGTCAATCACCGTTTTTAGTTTCCCTGCTTCGATCAGATTTTTTAAATAATTCAGATTTTCCACCGTGTAGCTTGCTACTCCTCCAATCACTTTTTTGTTGCTGGTAAGTGAAGCTTTTATGCCTTCTAACATTCTGGATAGTTCCAGATGAACAGCAGATAAATACTGGCCATTGTCGTTCAGTGCTTCCAAACATTCCTGAATAGAACTTTTCCCAACGGTATCAAAAATTACGTCATATTTGTCGTTGTACATCGAAATGCTCTCGCACGTATAATCAATAACTCTATCGGCACCAATCGATTTAATCATGTCGATACCAGAGGTGCTGCACACTCCTGTTACCTGCGCGCCCATCGATTTGGCAATTTGAACCGCAAAAGTACCAATGCCACCGGCTGCACCATGAATAAGAATTTTTTGCCCGGGCTGAACTTTCCCTTTTTTCAGGAAGTACAATGCTGCAAGCCCACAATGTGGAACAGCTGCGGCCTCTTCAAAACTCATGTTCGAAGGTTTATGCGTCATTTCTGCGGTTTCGGCCAGACAAATGTATTCTGCATGTGCACCAAAATTGGCTCCTGCCGAGGCAAAAACTTCATCGCCAACTTTAAAACGAGTCACGCTAGTCCCGGTTTTTTCAACTGTTCCGGCCAGTTCAACACCAAGAATTTTTTTTCGTGGCCCTTTAAAACCCATTGCTAGTTTTACCGGAAAATTAAATATCGAAGGAAACACAGCTCCACGAATCCGTGCATCGGCACCATTTACTGTTGTTGCATGAATTTTAATTAAAACTTCGTTGTTTTTTGGTACGGGTTTATCCACTTCCACCATTTTTAGAACTTCCGGTGTTCCATATTTTGTACAAATTATTGCTTTCATGACTCTTTGGTTTTTGAAGGAATGAATGGAGTAATGAGCAGGCCGGTGGCGATTCCGATCATCAGCGACGCCACAAACCAGAGTGCAGAAGTTTTTAAAAGGATAAATCCAACTCCCAAACCGATGAGTGTTGTGCCTCCAATTATGAGAGAATTTGTGTCAATCCGTTTTTTGTTTGTTTTCATGATTTTGTTTTCTGAGCTTATAATTTACTGAAAAAGTTTTACTAAGTGTTTATTATTCTTTGTGTTATACCTTAGAAAGAGTAACCAATGGTTAGACCAAAATCCAAACCGGAGGAATTCTTGTACATTTTAGCCCACGAATTTCCGTCTTCCGGCACGGAATCCTGCCATTTAAATTCAGCTCCAATTGGCGGACCATAACCCAACCAATAACTCATTGTAAATCCCGATTCCCACACATACGTTTGTCCCAGGCCAACACCGGTAAAAAAAGCATCGTATTTAAAGTT contains:
- the miaB gene encoding tRNA (N6-isopentenyl adenosine(37)-C2)-methylthiotransferase MiaB; this encodes MKYHVITLGCQMNLSDSERVISVLDEAGYEWTDNEDEAGLIGILACSVRQKAIDKVYSRIHKWNKWKNNKNLITFISGCMLPDDHEKFLKLFDITFQMKDLPTLPELISQYGITTPTHLKSGIDPHNENIEEFWNVAPNYQSDFEAFIPIQNGCDKFCTYCAVPYTRGREVSRPSKDILAEVALLVAQGFKSITLLGQNVNSYGLDKKGEEITFPQLLREIGELGNRMKKEFWLYFTSPHPRDMTDEVIEVIAQYPVLGKQIHLPMQSGDDKVLMRMNRKHNMEKYRHIVQTIRTLIPEATLFTDVIVGFTGETEEQFANTQKAFHEFKFNMSYTAIYSPRPGATSHRWVDDIPQDEKKRRLHALTEDLREHSLPYNQALIGKTMRVLVRGTDRKEGHLSSHTEGKLIVRFASTDESLVGQFVDLKITAATDFSMEGELVTVKTVSLT
- a CDS encoding helix-turn-helix transcriptional regulator, with translation MSKNYIHSNIRKLRFNADEMTQKDLADKVGVSRQTIVAIEKGKYSPSLELAFKIAQVFDTPIGEVFSYKPDKV
- a CDS encoding GNAT family N-acetyltransferase, producing the protein METIHSLKDINFDTLFQAFNEAFQDYEMQLNKTELQTMLQRRGFVPELSFAAFKNNKIISFTFNGIDEHEGIKTAYDTGTGTIKEFRGQGLASKVFLHSIPVLKKAGVKQYLLEVLQHNKTAVELYKRMGFEICREFNYYIQDREQINIQPLELSSEFSMQTTTLEAIHQATSFLDFTPSWQNSLQAVQRKINDFLFLGTFHKNQLVGYCIFEPKSGDITQIAVHKKYRQLGIATNLLSESIKKNQHHSIKIINTETDCISMNEFLQRNSIPLQGKQFEMIKQL
- a CDS encoding class I SAM-dependent methyltransferase, with the translated sequence MKPQDKEIYWSRFANDFEEKQQAVVGKEILSLTAQEVLKEQNLGRVLELGCGTGLFTEALQNRAQKVIATDYSEEMIAMAKQKRAQLKNVEFAQANAMKLEFEDESFDTVFMGNLIHVIGNAEKVIQESKRVLKKGGLLIITSFSIYDIGFFSRMKLAMRYIKTFGKPSTDATKEKISQKSIEILLQKNALHISKSILLGKKSKAFYVVSTKI
- a CDS encoding amino acid permease, whose translation is MNEAQQIKKFGTFGGVFTPTLLTILGVIMYLRLGWVVGNAGLLGAWLIIIVSFLITLSTALSMSSITTNIRIGAGGAYAIISQSLGLEVGGSLGIPRYVSQGLAVTMYIFGFREGWLSIFPTHSPFAIDFIVFLVLYGIAYKSADLAIRTQYFIMAVIFLSLAVIVMAAYSGSMQTTTVDALSWGTFQGSVENDFTGSSFWIVFAVFFPAATGIMAGANMSGELKDPGKSIPIGTLWAIGVSFLVYMGLAYWIARSATTDELLKNYNVIIDKSFFPPLVIAGVLGATFSSALASMVGSSRILYAMGQHGVLPASNWLGHTDKSGQPRNAMLVTGGMVFISMLLRDLNAIAPLVTMFFLITYAMLNVVVIIEQNLGLISFRPLFPVPKWIPWIGLLSSVLAMFIINPTISLISVAVVILVYGILSQRKLITPFEDVRSGLFVSFAEWAAKHTSQITHRQERAWKPNLLIPVSDAKSIKGVFSFLKNVAYPKGSIKLLGIGGKENGDKLATQVNELSQAFQRSGVFSSWAVIRTENFAEGVNFANQAYRGSFFKPNIVFLNLIDRDAYSIEFKEIIEETARLELGVLIYSQHPKSGLGQRQVINIWIRNRAPEWKISWDIGNLDLSILVAYKLKKNWGAKIHLVTVVDNEEQEKQAHKFMADLVDQARLPKTEITIHIGLFNEFVANAPSADLNIFGLVPNPDFSFMERMVNESQTTCLFIRDSGLENILA